One window of Centropristis striata isolate RG_2023a ecotype Rhode Island chromosome 23, C.striata_1.0, whole genome shotgun sequence genomic DNA carries:
- the LOC131961985 gene encoding CBY1-interacting BAR domain-containing protein 2-like gives MNSLLSREVQVKSMEQTVKHAEKYLGEICSLLASYTRRTAKLRDKADQLVAQLFDFSSREDPELQVGLKNLAEDLAMVQDYRQAQVERLEMRVVSPLKAYGDIVKNKRADLKKFTTDLNRELKELQKLEKIRLRNPADRQSISQAEVNAQRASNNAQRSIRQLEETITEFQRQKLEDIKRIFTDFITVEMLFHAKALEVYAHTYHNLEATDTQKDLELFSGRIKMSDSLAGLLDAPLTTSYSSPLLGRYPSPPLASPKGQSLRSTLASTTGLNHRQQPSQSQHPDTRRSRSILQRQRGMEEEEEEEEEEEELEGEEEDEEEEEGEEEVYNSEIEGNQHTSRQSYAVQYAQMHRWQK, from the exons ATGAACAGCCTTCTCTCCAG GGAGGTGCAGGTGAAGAGCATGGAGCAGACAGTGAAGCATGCGGAGAAGTACCTGGGGGAGATCTGCTCCCTGCTGGCCTCCTACACCAGGAGGACCGCCAAGCTCCGAGACAAGGCCGACCAGCTGGTGGCTCAGCTCTTTGACTTCTCCAGCAGGGAGGACCCAGAGCTGCAGGTCGGGCTGAAGAACCTGGCTGAGGACCTGGCCATGGTGCAGGACTACAGACAGGCTCAG GTGGAGAGACTGGAGATGAGAGTTGTTTCTCCTCTCAAAGCGTACGGAGAcatagttaaaaataaaagg GCAGATCTGAAGAAGTTCACCACTGATCTGAACAGAGAACTGAAGGAGCTGCAGAAACTCGAGAAGATCCGACTGAGGAACCCAGCAGATAGACAGAGCATT TCTCAG GCTGAAGTAAATGCTCAGAGAGCTTCCAACAACGCCCAGCGCAGCATCAGACAGCTGGAGGAAACCATCACAGAGTTCCAGAGACAGAAACTAGAAGATATCAAA aGGATTTTCACAGACTTCATCACGGTGGAGATGCTCTTCCACGCTAAAGCTCTGGAGGTCTACGCACACACATACCACAACCTGGAGGCAACGGACACGCAGAAGGATCTGGAG CTGTTCAGTGGGCGGATCAAGATGTCTGACTCTCTGGCGGGCCTCCTGGACGCCCCTCTGACCACCAGTtactcttctcctctcctgggCCGCTACCCCAGCCCTCCTCTGGCCTCCCCAAAGGGCCAGAGCCTCCGATCAACACTAGCCTCCACCACAGGACTCAACCACAGACAGCAGCCCAGCCAGAGCCAGCACCCAGACACCAGGAGG TCTCGCAGCATCTTACAACGCCAGAGaggcatggaggaggaggaggaggaggaggaggaggaggaagagctggaaggggaagaagaggatgaagaagaagaagaaggagaggaggaggtttaTAATTCAGAGATAGAGGGGAATCAGCACACCAGCAGGCAGTCTTATGCTGTTCAATATGCTCAGATGCACAGATGGCAAAAGTAA